The following proteins come from a genomic window of Mauremys mutica isolate MM-2020 ecotype Southern chromosome 7, ASM2049712v1, whole genome shotgun sequence:
- the VHL gene encoding von Hippel-Lindau disease tumor suppressor has protein sequence MPQELAAEQRGRVLRSLNTRELVHVIFCNRSPRVVLPIWLDFEGQPQPYPVLQPGTGRRMYSYLEHLWLFRDAETDDGLLVNQTELFVPTRNVNGQPIFANITLPVFSLKERCLQVIRSLVKPVDYRRLDIVRSLYEDLEDHPDIRKDLQRLSVERS, from the exons ATGCCGCAGGAGCTGGCGGCGGAACAGAGGGGTCGGGTCCTGCGCTCTCTGAACACCCGGGAGCTCGTTCACGTGATCTTTTGTAATCGGAGCCCCCGGGTGGTCCTCCCCATCTGGCTGGACTTCGAGGGCCAGCCACAGCCCTACCCGGTCCTGCAGCCGGGCACCGGCCGGAGGATGTACAGCTACCTCG AACATCTTTGGCTGTTCAGAGATGCAGAAACAGATGATGGACTTCTTGTCAATCAGACAGAGCTGTTTGTGCCTACTCGCAATGTGAATGGCCAGCCCATATTTGCAAATATCACACTTCCAG tgTTCAGTCTGAAAGAGAGGTGTCTTCAGGTTATTCGCAGTCTGGTAAAACCAGTGGACTACAGGAGATTGGATATTGTTCGGTCATTATATGAAGATCTGGAAGATCATCCTGACATTAGGAAGGATCTTCAACGGCTGTCTGTTGAAAGAAGTTAA